The Chanos chanos chromosome 9, fChaCha1.1, whole genome shotgun sequence genome includes the window AGACTCCCTCAGCAAATGCCAATCGAGCCTGATTGAACTTCTATGGTTTTGAACAACTTAACTTTGAtactcctaacacacacacacacacacaacccctgtGTTCGTCAATTCTATGGAGAAGCCGATAGtatactccaaaaaaaaaaaaaagactatttacCGTACATTTAGACTATTTCTTTTCGAAGTATGCAGTTAGCAGAGAGgatcagcctttttttttaacaaatccaCATAAAAGATAAGTAgcacggggaaaaaaaaagaaaaagaaaaaagaaaaaaaaaaactcgaggGGGTAACCACGGCAACAAGACTCTCACCACAAACTTCTCTCCGTTCTGTTCCACGTGTTTGTAGGTGGGCACGGAAATGGGAACGGCCTGTCTGTCACTGTAGTCGTAGCAGGACTGGGCCGAGCCGTCGTCCCCCGGGTccaggctgtctgtctctggctgCGGAACCGACAAGACAGCCAGAACTAACTCCTTCTCCCCGGCCCGGATCAGATCCACCACCTGCTTATGGGTGGCCCCCTCCACGTTCACGCcattcctgagagagagagagagaaaaagagagagagagagagagagagagagagagtgtgtgtgagtgagtgagtgagtgagtgagagagagagagagagagagagagagagagagagagtgagcatatgtgtgtgaatggagggagtgacagacagacgcaTATAGAGTGGAAATGAGTGGCATGGGGAGAGGAATAAGGAAACAGTATGAGGGACAAAGAGGgaagggatagagagaggggggaagagagagagagagagagagagagagagagacggacagaaaaCAATCCTGAGAAACTGCACTGCAAGTTTCAAGACACAAACCAGTGTTGGAACGCATAAGCAGTAAACAAGGAACAAACATTCATGGCAAAACTATGTCGGTGTTCAGATGACATTCAAATCATTTTGAGTGACAATTTCTGAACACCACTTTCACTTCAGTAAAAGTTTCAGTCATCACAGATCACTCTGGCTGTACACCGTGTTGTCTGGTGTCACAATGAAGGAGAGACATCATTCCTGAATCATTATTACATAAGAAATTAAACCGaataaaatcaaagaaagaaagaaagaaagaaagaaagaaagacagaaagaaagaagcataGAGTCCAAAGTTTCTTAACAGACAGATTCTCATTCACATGGAGGACCTCTTCAAGTGTATGACTTGCATCATTTAAAGCTTACAAAGACAAGCAAAGGACTAAGGAGAGTCTTTGTGCGGGCGCAATAGGAGGAGATGATTTCGGCGTGGCATAAAACTCCACGCTTTGAACTGAGGTTTACATCAAGAGTAACATTCAACTGTTCGTAGGACAGACCAAAACCCTACGGTATGGGTTTAGGCTGTAGAGTTTGTACCCTTATTTGtccttacacttacacacatccacacacacacacacaaagtggaaACCAGAGCATGATCCTAACAGTGGCAGTGGTGACAGGGGTTGTGTGAGGGTCAGCCTTATTCAAATGGCATGAGATGCATGTGTGGTGCAAAAGAACTAGACACAAATGGACACGCGCTACAGTTTGCATTGGAATTAGGCTGCGGCTTTAAAATAAGGGCTTTTGGGTTTTCCCTCGGATGATGAAGCTAATAGTGTCAAGGACTCAAGAGATTCGAAAACTGTGTGAGAAATCCAGGAGAAGGACACCGCTACAGGAACACTGTTTCAGATAGGATTCTGAggacaactacacacacacacacacacacacacaaattttgcCCTGCAAAAAGCTGAATCAACAAAAACTCCGTCTTCCTCTTATTCTGTCCATCATGCGGTGGTTAATGTGTTACGTTATTACGCAATACAGAAACATGCAGAGAGAAGCATTCCTAAGGTTTATAGgctcaaaaatctctctctctctacgttccacgcgtgtgcacgcgcgcgcacgcacgcacacactcacacacacaatgtgacgTTAGGTCTCGTGAAAGCTACAGTCCATGAGCTGTGTTAATTGCTCACAGTGCACTGAATCAGTGCGGGCCACGATGGGAAATGCAGATACCCTGTTCACTACACTACACTTATGTCTCTaatgtactgagagagagagagagagagagagagagtgtgagagtgagagagaaagcaccaGTATTGATTAACGTTAGCACTGGTaaaagactttgtgtgtgtgtgtgtgtgtgtgtgtgtgtgcgtgtgtacacacattgTAGCAGACATAGATGAGGAAGACAAGACTGTTTCAGTTTAAAAGAAGAATGTTTCATtaaaagtgtgcgtgtgtgcctgtttgtgtgtgcgcgtgggggTTCGGAATATAGTTTGAGCTACTCCAGTACGGTCCATGTGCTGACCGACTCCCATCCCAAATGAGCTGTGCCTGAGGGACAAGCTGAGCTGGACAGGTGAGAGATCACTGTTTGATTCACATCTCTCAGTGAATACAGAGACTCCCTCACCCTTGACTGACAGGCTCCGAGAGGACGGAGAAGGAGCTCAATGTTAGGTAGAGAGTATTCTGAATGAAAACCAgctcactgaagagagagagagagagggagagagagagagagagagagagagagagagagagagagagaaaagagtgcaAACTGTCCACTGCAGCACTACAGTACTGCATAGTGTCTTGAGAGGATAGAGACTCTCAAGGTTTTCAAGGTTGTGGGTGTGATATGAGAGACGCTCTGGCCTAAATAACAGAGTTATTTTACCGCACGCAAGCGCACTTgcgctccccccccccacactcctGAACCGCCGCTGATGCTACAGCCCCATCCACTGAATATGAAAGAGAAACGGTGCTTCTCACCATGGCAACCCGTCATAGCATCACTGAGGTGCCCCTTTGAATATTAAGGTATTGATGAAGACTAGGCTAGAGGCAAGTGAGAGCCAATCTGAGAGAGAATAGCAACAACTGTTAGCCAATGGGCATCATTTAAATGGATTCAGTTCACCCCTGGTAACACCACGCTAGCTTTGATACTGCCATTTATTACGATCCTGATTATACTGTCACTATATTAGTCATTTTGGATGCAAATGAGAGGACGGTTATGTAAGCATGCAGCAAAACAGTTGTGATGAttcggaaagagagagagaggaaaaaactgaCAGCATTCTGTAGGTAACAGATAGTTTCAGATAGGTACTATCAGATTCATCTGTTTATCGTATCAAAAATCGGAATGATTTCATGTTCACAGATGAGAAGGTACGGAGCCCCGATTAGAGGAACGTAAACGTTGTGCGTtggaaaaaagggagggagagagagagacggactgTTCTCTGCACTAGAAGTGACTTGAATTCGCAATGAACTCAGACGTTTCCAAATACAAACCTCCTTTTCATCGGCATGAAACGGCTATTCTGGCCGTTCCTGCCTGCTCATCACAGCCTACATGTATGAGCATTTTCCAAGAGCAGCTGAAACGGCCATAATAAATTTCGTGGTCGTCTCCAAGAGCTGTATAGAAACAAGTAAATAGTTTCCTCGTAGCCTTATGAAAGAATGAACCCTAAGCCTCAACACATTAGCCAGTTTACTGTCATACAAACGCCGCAGTGATAAATACAAGATCTCTAACTCAGGTACCGATAGGAAGCAAACTGACAGGCTAACTGGATTGTTTAATTAAGTGTACTTGAAATGTCTAAATCCCTTCAGGCTGACTGActggctagctagctagttTGGCATAGCTAGAGGACTACAGCTATTAGTTTGCTATCCATGCTAGTGAGCTAACGTTACAATTTTACTACATTCTCAGTATAAATCCTAAATGGGACCATAATACTATAACATAACCGTGGTCGACGCAATCAATCGAATGATTTCGTTCGCTAAGCCAGCAGTTTCCACACAATTCTTGTCTCGGTAACGTAGTTTTGATTATTAGCTGGCTAGCTCACTTACCACTTGTTTGCTGCTCCTGCAAGTGCATAACGTTAGTATTGAGGCTATGGGGAGCTCGCTTTGCATTAGCAATAGAGCCAGTCTCCGAATGATAACAATTAATAAAACGTCAGTTATCGAAAGTAAATCTAAGTTACAGGCAGAAAGATAGAGCTAAACGTTCGTTTTCGTAGCTTGCTAGACACAGCTATTGGAATTCTATGGTCTTTAAAGTGATGTTAATTAAATGAACTTAAATAACTTAACTTAatcatgtgaaatgttttgcatCTGTGTATTTTGATGATACGTTTTGTAATAGTAAtactactgtgctctgtgaTTAAATACCAAACAGATTCATGGCAACTGATAATTAGGAACTTACTGTGCTGATAATATATTGCAACGTGGATTGAGATTAAAGCATCCTAAGTAACTGATATATGTTGACTGTTGATAACTAGTGCTGCAACATTTATTATCATTACTGCAACACTGCAAAGGATGCATCAGCTTCAAGAGCTATCTATTAACCTTAACCGTAAGAAGCTCGGTTATCCTGCAGAAAAAAATACTTGTGTTCAGTCGTTTATACAGCCGATAAAGAGACTTGGGGTCTTAAGTTGTCAATGGACTTACACTTCAAGGATCCGGTCGCCCTTAGAGATACCAGCTCTGTCCGCGGCTCCTCCCGGTAAAACAGCGCTAACATGTTGGAGTGGAGCGTACAATTCTCCGTTGATGCTCCGCAGTTGTCCTCCTTCACTCACTTGCCCTCGAACGTTAAAACCATAGCCCGAATCCGATTTCACGATCCGGACGAGTCGGGGGCCTGATGTGACCGTGGTAGCCGTTGTATGACCGCCGGTACCGGAGCCACTGCCCACTGCCGAAGCCGAACTCACACCGGAGCCGTTTCGTGAGGATGTGTGAAGCACCGGAGGGATAGTCGTCCGAATTCCGTCTCGTTCGACAACATCCGCCATTTTATGATTGAAAAATTTCCCCAGCCTAGTCCTTAATTTAGCGCTACATTAGCTTGTTAGCTGCATAAGCACgtcaaaaccccaaaacagcAGAAACGGACAATGTGTAAGTCCAACCCCATCACGAGACCTCTATCCGTTTCTTCCCGTAGTTCACgtaacaacaaacaacagaatcATGGGATATGTAGTCCCCTGCCGGGACATTTTACCTTCTAGAAAAGGTTTTCAAGTCATTCTGGTTGGAACAGATTTTCACCACTTGAAGCAGTAAATTGCTCAGACAAGcgtcacagtgacacagagggGTTGTGAATTACCCATATCAGCCACTGTACGACTTCTGTATGTGGTTTTATCTTTAAAGATATGTGACTAGATTGCAGACCAGTGCTTTAATCTACTTTAGTAAACGAGAGTAAAACATTTGTGGCATTTCACAAAGCATGACAATGAACCAATGAACTATGCATAATAAAAATCATATTCCTAATTCTTTTAATCCTACATGAATTCTacagctattattattattattattattattattattattattattattattatttgccaCAGTTAAAGTAATTCATTCTTCCACCACAGGATGGAGACCTTTACTGGAAAGTAAagagtgacagtgtgtgcaGGCGCAATATGTAAAATTTTCCAGAGACCATTTTGGTCAGTCATGCATGTAGTCACTGATGTTTGAAGAACGTGTGAGGTATGTCTCATGAACCTGGTCTAACTATGTAACTAGTTGGCCATtagtagggggatgaggggggatgccatcccccttggtagcaaaatgaccaaaacggATCCCCCTTGTTGACCtaccatccccctatatactctataaagtagtgtcagtgacaattgggccatccccctgttaaaaataacaaatcgcctactgtaTATGGCCCCATAATGAAATCACAATGTCTTAAATACAGTAAGTGGATGTATAGCACAGACTCTAAGAACGAATACTCTGAGAATCCATATCTTTTctcaaatcaatcaaacaaaatggaACAGCACTAAATCTGAACTGCTAGATTCCAAACTTTTCAAGTCATTAAAATTAGTTTTTTAACTTCATATGTGGTCTGCGATGGACCGGCgaccagggtgtttccccgccctTCACCCAACGAgtgctgggatgggctccagcaccccgtgACCTTAATTAGGACCTTAagtggcttggaaaatgaatgaatgaatcatatGTGGTTTATGGATTAGACTGACACCATGGATTTACTTGGAAAGCTGTGAATAGAAAGGAAAAGTCCAAACATGGAGCcttttggaaataaaacagtcagagaTGGGGGTCCAATCTGAGTCATATTTGGAATAGAGACAAGCTTGTGGAACCAAGAAaatcctgaggaaaaaaaaggaatttaaaaagTTTTTGGCTCTGTCTGGCAACcccccctaaacacacacacacacacacacacacacacacacacacagaccagcctATTCAGACACGACAACGAAACACATTTCAGTTGGTGATCCAATGGGTCTGGTCAGAAGTGATGGCGTATACACTCTAGTGTCTGAAAGTATTTTTGGTTACTCGTATAAAGTTTCATAAATTGAGTAGGACTGTGAGATGTATAGGGTTTTGGGGTCAGTCTAACTTAGACCAAGACTAATATTGTGATGTGTTAGCTTGTGATGAATTTAAGAATATGTCATTctcttatgtttttttgtgcttcgagtgaaaatatgaaatattttcattggGATTGGAGAACACTGAAACAGGCATGCTCATGAGATACATTTTACAGATGAAAGACTGGGGGcagcatggtggtgcagtgggtagcactgtcgcctcacagcaagaaggcttCGGGTTCGGTTCcaggccgggtggccagggtcctttctgtgtggagtttgcatgttctccccgtgtctgcgtgggtttcctctgggagctctggtttcctcccacagtccaaagacatgcaggttaggtgaattggagacactaaattgcccttaggtatgaatgcgtgtcagtgtgagtgtgtttttctgtgtgtctgccctgcgatggactggcgatctgtccagggtgtttccctgcctttcgccctatgagcgctgggataggctccagcaccccccgcgaccctaatcaggataagcgtcttagataatgagtgagtgagtgagagtgtgtgtgtgtgcatgggagTGCGTATGTCTtcgtgtgtttgcatgtggatGTGACTGACCATATCACTCTCCAACTGCTTAATTTCTGAACATTTCCTCCCTCACAcctcttcgctctctctctctctctgtctctccatctgtctctctctctctctctctctaaaatgcacagacaagaaaaacatatacagacatTATAGTAAGCCTGAATGAACAAGCCTGAAAGAGATTCTGGTTTCAACATTTTAAGCAGCCAAGTTTTTATTCTATCCTGGGCAAATACACACCCCCACATTTCTGTATAAGCCTTTTGGCAGAAGTTGAACAGTACTGAATGGTAATAAAAATGTATGGTTTTCATGTCGCTATAATAAAAAGCTATTGATACAATGTACGTCAGCTACATGTGTGGAGGTAGCCCCAGCATAAGCCTCTCCTGAATTCTctgctgatttgtttttttttcttgctgtgaCTAGATATTTATTGTTGTGTTAAACTGTTAAGTATGAActgcattgcacacacacacacaaacacaaacacacacaaacaaatatatacacattccaaacacattaaaaattttgtagctttttttatttatttcttacatGTTTGCATTTTACAGCATGACAAGGGGGCAAGTTAATGTTGAATTCAGTGTTCCTAttgaagtgtgtatgtgtgtgatgcatgcgagcatttgtgtgtgtgtgtgtgtgtgtgtgtgtgtgtgtgtgtgtgtgtgtttgttggtgtgtctAGCTAGGGGACACgttctccctcttctttcctcACTTCTTGGTAAAAAACTCATTGCACAACATGGTGATGCAGGCTACCAGGGTTATGTACTCCTGGAAGTCCACGGTGCCGTCGCTGTTTGCATCCAAGTCATTGAATATTTTGTCCAGTTGGGCCTTGTCACTGGATTTCTGTTGCACAACAGATAAAAAGGTTGTCACAATCAATATCAGTAAAAGACGGATCAGAACCAAGATGGTTTTTCTAATGTCAGGGACAATGTTTCAATGTTTCCATGCTGATAACAACAGACCTGCCATTGAAATCGTAttaattttgtgtgtatttacacatgCAGCATTTGGTTTCAAAGACCTGGAAATCTGCAATAGCTACATCAGGGCAAAAACGGAATCAGAGCCAATATGGCTTCCTCAAGAAATATTATGTACTCTTTCAGGGGTCAACAAAGAAGTTTCAAAAAGATCCAAAATGGCTGCATGTAACATTGTCACCACAGTTTCTCACCGAGGCAATGATATCAAATTCTGAGaatgttttcaaaatgcatGTAGGCTTCGTTTTGATGCTTGGGCTGTTGTTAACCTGTAGACTGACAGATTCTAATGTACAGGTTTAGTTCGTTTAGCTGATGTTCTTAATCCAGTGCAATTTGcacttatctttatttacatgAGAAGAAACACATCTGTGGAGCTATCTCAGTGTTGATTCCTTCACTTGAGGAGACGCCAGCAGTGAGCTTCCCTTACAGTCATCATATCTATACGTTAATGTGCTGATGAAGcattgcatttttgtttgtttgtttgtttgtttgtttgtttgtttgttcgtttgttttaaACCAAGAATCGGGTAAAATGAACACTGGAAGACACTTGTACGTTAGAGGGAGGCACTAGGGGTTTTCATGAAGCACTTAATGGCTGAACCGTTATACATTAGCAGTGGTTGTGAGGAGCCATTGACTCTATTTTCTCTTTAATTCAGTTGAATTGATTTTGAATGATAATCAGCGCTCTCACCCCAAATATGTCACCCATCTCTGCTTTGAGAAGTTCTTTGACTTCTCCTCTAGTCAGGGTCAGTGGGTCCCCTTCCTTCCCAGAGTACTTGTGGAAGACTGCTATGAGCGAGGCCATTGCATTTTGCAGTTCAGACATTTTGCCTGAAAGAGATAAAGAGCCAGAGTCAGGGAGAGACatagagtcagagagagagagagagagacatagagacagagggagagagagagagagagaactatgtTCAGATTTCGTGCTGATCCCCATTTGCTAAACCGTTGAGTCACAGATAGCGTCAAAACCACGAGTGACTCTTGTGTACGATTAAAACTTAAACAAAGCAAAGTGCTCCTGCATTATCTGAAATACATTTCAATGCGTACCTCGAAAAGGGAATTCAAAAGCCGTTACGCTTCGTAACAAAGGGGTTAATGATGCAAACCATAAACGGGCATATCGCATAACGCACACAGGCAATGCCACACCTAACTCCTGTCTCACAGAAGTTATTTCCCTCTGTTTTACAATGGATGGCATCAAATGAATGGCAGGAGCAAAAGGGAGGAGGGTGTGTGGGCTACGGAATGAGTGataaaataaaggagagagggagggagttgAAGCAAGAGGAGGTGTAAAATAAACAGCTGGTTTGAAGGCAAAACGCCCTTCAGACCAACGCCCTTCAACCACTCTTTAATTAGCACAGAGGATTAATGagcgaagagagagaaagagagagagagagagagagacagagagagaggatatggggaggaggaaaagagagagagagagagagagagagagagagagagatcctgacACAAAAGACTGATAGAAGTGGAGAGACGGAAGGCGGGCCATACCAGTTGACTTGGTGCAACCCTTGCGCTGGTCAAAGAGTGTGAAGACTAGATTATGCATCTGCCACCGTCGCGTTTCAACCCGCCTAGTTTGCAGGTATCATGCTCTCCTTATGCCATCTATTCCTTTTTACCTGATTTCCTTCCTAccagccaaccccccccccccccccacacacacacacacgcacacactcacacacccctttcttttctctctctattgtgcccctCCTATTTCCTTACTGACTGCTCAAATAGCCATGTCTCAAACACTATCCAAACTTTTCCACTAAGTTAATAAAAAGTGTTCATGCATTCTTTAAATTTTATACCAATCATTTATTCTGTAGAATGTGCATGATAGAAATGGACGTAAATGTAAGCAAATACGTTATAAGCACTAAatagagaaaacaagaaagagagagcagacttGATGAGACTGAAGtcgatgaaagagagagagagagagagagagagagagggggagagagagagagggagggagggagagagcgagagagcgagagagagagagagagagtgggtggttTCCCTCCACAACTATTAGAACTATTCAGCGTTGGCCAACATTTGATAGCGCAGTTGTGTGCAAAGCATCTGCGAACCAAAATATACTTAACATCATACTTGCCAGAAGCCACTTTGGAAATCAAACAATAAAACTTTAACTAAGCAATTCACCAACATTTTGCAAATGAACtaacattaaaatatctttaaaaaatgtcGATTGAAAACTTATATATGTAAGACCTGTATGCACCTGTACCTTTTGCACTTTTAATACACTGAATAACTCACAAACAAGTTTGGCAACAACTTGACTCACCGGATATTCTTGCAGAGTTTTCAGCCAACcgtgaaagagagtgagcgagagagagagagagaaagtaagggATTGAGGAAGAGAAGGATGGACCAGGGGTTTTATGTTGTGACTGCCACACCCTCCAGCCTGCCAACccacttctcctcctccttctctctctctctctctctctctctctctttctttctttcttagccTAGTCCTCCTGCCCACCCTCCACTAATTTTTTCTAACTGATTCATCTAAGAgcaaaataaccccaggtttgTGCTTCACATTGCACTTAGCTTGTGTTTTGTTCCATTCAGCGTATACTAGGCCTATTAGAGTTGCTATTGTAGTATAGTTGCTACCATAGAAACGTTGTTTGGTTAATATACCTTGACAACAAAAGAACTGGTTTTGGCACCACTGTATTCCTAGAAACAGGGTTATGAAATGACCCGAGGCAATTTTCTGAATTAAGTGACTGTAACGTATATGCGGATATCGCTCTTTGACGTTAACCGAAGAATTCCTGCGGTTTATCGAAGCACATGCgcatattttatttctttttcgtTCACTCTCTAagctctctcacttactctcactcattttcaaagccgcttatcctaattagggtcgcgggggtggggggggagtgtTGGGGTCTATCCCAGTACTCACTGGGCAGAGGGCAGGGAAACACCAGGGACAGGTcatccatcgcagggcagacgcacacattcacacctttCTCCAGTTCCCCTGACCTGCATTTCTTTTGACTGTGGGAGGAACAGTCTAGTGTCAGTTCTGACTGAATTAAATTTCCCTAAGGACTTTTTCTCAGGTTGTCCTATGAACTTGTGTACTGAATTCAGAGCGGTTTCTATCCACTGCATTGCGTCATAGGACTTCGTTGAATCAAAACTCTATTGAGTCACTCCAAAGATCATATTCAGCATCACAGAAATATTTCGCATCACAACTGTCATCTTCTTcttgacattattattattattattattattattattattattattattattattattatcatttctgctgttgttgttattaacGATATTAATATGATTAATGTTGTTATATCTGTACACATATGTATTATATTCATATTTCTTTAGGTTACAGTGCAATATTTGGCAGCTGTagtaaggttttgttttgtttagatatttttttttttcccttccttaaTTAAACAGCAGTTCCCATTGTAGCCTGGCTGAATGTGAGCCAAAGAGCATTATGCA containing:
- the LOC115820189 gene encoding ictacalcin, with the protein product MSELQNAMASLIAVFHKYSGKEGDPLTLTRGEVKELLKAEMGDIFGKSSDKAQLDKIFNDLDANSDGTVDFQEYITLVACITMLCNEFFTKK